In the Solanum pennellii chromosome 5, SPENNV200 genome, one interval contains:
- the LOC107020149 gene encoding uncharacterized protein LOC107020149 encodes MANLKLIAIISNSIISTTHFVPSTLCISRAFVSPTRPNEIAKIDKETAQKIKEAAVAVKEGAQEVKSVGDSIKETISTSAGNVISEMSKKVLDKATENEEKSTWENIKEKVTGK; translated from the exons atggcTAATTTGAAACTTATAGCCATTAtatcaaattcaattatttctacTACACATTTTGTCCCTTCTACTCTTTGCATCTCTAGAGCTTTTGTTAGTCCCACTAGACCTAATGAAATT GCAAAAATAGATAAAGAGACAgcccaaaaaataaaagaagcagCAGTAGCAGTGAAGGAAGGTGCACAAGAAGTAAAAAGTGTGGGGGATTCAATCAAAGAAACTATCTCTACTAGTGCTGGAAAT gTAATTTCAGAGATGTCTAAGAAAGTATTAGACAAGGCTAcagagaatgaagaaaaaagtacATGGGAAAATATCAAGGAAAAAGTCACTGGCAAGTGA
- the LOC107019852 gene encoding DNA polymerase delta subunit 4-like, with protein sequence MASKSDMKGFYKQTKKNGGITKPTHSKSSLLATTTNKSVTPKLAPARGSNITRSPALISHGSPDLQADEYDENEELLRQFDTNMTYGPCLGLSRLDRWERAKSFGLNPPTDVEPILRSKVRNECLWDGMV encoded by the exons ATGGCGTCGAAATCAGATATGAAGGGATTCTACAAGCAAACGAAGAAAAATGGCGGAATCACAAAGCCAACACATTCAAAATCATCATTGCTTGCTACTACTACAAACAAATCGGTAACTCCAAAGCTAGCACCTGCTCGCGGCTCGAACATTACCCGGTCTCCGGCGCTCATCTCTCATGGATCTCCTGATCTGCAAGCTG ATGAATATGACGAGAACGAGGAGTTATTAAGGCAATTTGATACGAATATGACTTATGGACCATGTCTTGGATTGAGCAGACTTGACAGATGGGAGCGTGCTAAGAGTTTTGGTTTAAACCCTCCTACAGATGTTGAGCCCATCTTGAGATCTAAGGTTCGTAACGAATGCCTGTGGGATGGAATGGTTTAA
- the LOC107019771 gene encoding 9-cis-epoxycarotenoid dioxygenase NCED6, chloroplastic has translation MLHVSYFLNLSWTFSIGPPTFLLFLTIAPTIFSTSIYNPLNFPIFSKLTLFFFTMQTIKPLNSPFSCKILINPSKKNTITLPRTRISSPSPPPSQSSSNSDESKIFPLKIDPPKLNLFQKIASNALDLLENSIVTKFEKKHKLNRTVDPEIQLEGNFAPVHESPVQHGLEVVGHIPSNLTGVYVRNGANPLFEPINGHHLFDGDGMIHAVKLDSKNNKASYSCRFTQTSRLVQEASLGRPVFPKPIGELHGHLGLARLALFFARASLGLVDATKGTGVANAGLVYFNGRLLAMSEDDLPYNVIIKEDGDLESNGRYDFNGQINDPLIAHPKVDPITGEFYTLSYNILKKPYLKLFKFDTCGNNSRDISISLQNPSMIHDFAITESHVIIPDYQVVFKLSEMIRGGSPVVHDPNKVSRFGVLSKDDHDESRIKWIDVPSCFCMHLWNAWEENHEESGDTNIVIIGSCMSPPDSIFSGSDATLKCELTEIRLNLSTGRSTRRIIVSGMNLEAGQVNKTRLGKKTRYTFMAIAEPWPKCSGLAKIDLVTGNVTKFLHGDDRFGGEPYFVPSTKEGEEDEGYLMSYVRDERNEKSELIIINAKNMKQIALVKIPKRVPYGFHGTFVSSQDLCNQFSC, from the coding sequence ATGTTACACGTGTCTTATTTTCTCAACCTAAGCTGGACTTTTTCAATTGGCCCCCcaacttttttactttttcttactATTGCCCCCACTATTTTTTCAACCTCTATATATAACCCCCTTAATTTTCCAATATTCTCAAAActcactcttttttttttcaccatGCAAACTATCAAACCCCTCAATTCTCCATTTTCTTGCAAAATTCTCATCAACCCTtctaaaaaaaacacaataactCTTCCTAGAACACGAATttcatcaccatcaccaccacCGTCACAATCATCGTCAAATTCAGATGAATCAAAAATATTTCCACTAAAAATTGACCCGCCCAAATTAAacctatttcaaaaaattgcaTCCAATGCTTTGGACTTACTAGAAAACTCAATTGTAacaaagtttgaaaaaaaacataagctGAACCGGACGGTTGACCCGGAAATTCAACTAGAAGGGAATTTTGCACCGGTTCATGAATCCCCGGTTCAGCACGGTCTTGAAGTTGTGGGTCACATTCCGTCTAATTTAACCGGAGTCTACGTTAGAAACGGTGCGAACCCGTTATTCGAACCGATTAACGGACATCATTTATTTGACGGTGACGGTATGATTCACGCCGTTAAATTAGATTCGAAAAATAATAAAGCTAGTTACTCGTGCCGGTTCACTCAAACCAGCCGGTTGGTTCAAGAGGCTTCATTGGGCCGGCCGGTTTTTCCTAAGCCAATTGGCGAATTACATGGCCATTTAGGGTTAGCTCGGCTCGCGCTATTTTTTGCGCGAGCGAGTTTAGGGTTAGTGGATGCTACTAAAGGAACCGGTGTAGCAAATGCCGGTTTGGTTTATTTTAACGGTCGACTTTTAGCTATGTCAGAGGATGATCTTCCGTATAACGTTATTATCAAGGAGGATGGCGATCTAGAGTCTAACGGACGTTACGATTTTAACGGACAAATTAATGATCCATTGATAGCACATCCTAAAGTGGACCCTATCACAGGGGAATTTTATACTTTgagttataatatattaaaaaaaccttatcttaaattattcaaatttgaCACGTGTGGTAATAATTCACGTGACATTTCTATTTCCCTCCAAAACCCATCCATGATCCATGATTTTGCCATCACGGAAAGTCACGTGATCATTCCGGATTATCAAGTGGTATTCAAGTTATCCGAGATGATACGGGGCGGGTCGCCCGTAGTCCACGACCCGAATAAAGTATCTAGGTTTGGTGTGTTGTCGAAAGACGACCACGACGAATCAAGAATCAAGTGGATTGATGTTCCTAGTTGCTTTTGCATGCATTTGTGGAACGCGTGGGAGGAGAATCATGAAGAATCAGGTGATACGAACATTGTGATTATAGGTTCATGCATGAGTCCACCTGATTCGATTTTTTCAGGAAGTGATGCGACTTTGAAATGTGAACTAACTGAAATTCGATTAAATTTGAGTACAGGAAGATCAACCAGACGGATTATAGTATCAGGGATGAATTTAGAAGCGGGACAAGTCAACAAGACTAGACTTGGTAAAAAAACTCGGTATACCTTCATGGCTATAGCCGAACCATGGCCAAAATGTAGTGGCCTAGCGAAAATCGATTTGGTCACAGGAAATGTCACAaaatttttacatggagatgACAGATTCGGGGGTGAACCTTATTTCGTACCGAGCAcgaaagaaggagaagaagatgaAGGGTACCTTATGAGTTATGTTCGagatgaaagaaatgaaaaatcagaattaattataattaatgcTAAAAATATGAAGCAAATCGCCTTAGTAAAAATACCTAAAAGAGTGCCATATGGCTTTCATGGTACATTCGTTAGTTCACAAGATTTATGTAATCAATTTTCTTGTTAA